In one window of Janthinobacterium sp. 1_2014MBL_MicDiv DNA:
- a CDS encoding OmpW/AlkL family protein, with product MKNRLNTAVRVLAAAAAMVVATGASAQSAGTWMAKVGLNKITPHVDSGDVSAPALPGTKADVKSDTKPILTFAYMITDNISAEMILGVPYKHELVGDGAIKGTGKLGTAEALPPTAFVQYRFFQPNAMIRPYVGAGLTYAYFQKEKGSGQLTALLDPGGKPVTYRMDNKLAGSLVVGSTLALNERWFADVAVVKTFLKTKAKFSTGQTQDIKLDPLAVSVSIGYNFTL from the coding sequence ATGAAGAATCGTTTGAATACCGCTGTACGCGTGCTGGCCGCCGCTGCCGCGATGGTCGTGGCGACGGGCGCTTCGGCGCAAAGCGCAGGCACCTGGATGGCCAAGGTTGGCCTCAACAAGATCACGCCGCATGTGGACAGTGGCGACGTGTCGGCGCCAGCCTTGCCGGGCACCAAGGCCGACGTCAAGTCGGATACCAAGCCCATCCTGACGTTTGCCTACATGATCACGGACAATATTTCCGCTGAAATGATCCTCGGCGTGCCATACAAGCATGAACTGGTCGGTGACGGCGCCATCAAGGGTACGGGCAAGCTGGGGACGGCGGAAGCCTTGCCGCCAACGGCGTTCGTCCAGTACCGTTTCTTCCAGCCCAATGCGATGATCCGCCCTTACGTGGGCGCGGGCCTGACGTATGCCTATTTCCAGAAGGAAAAAGGTTCGGGACAGCTGACGGCCTTGCTGGATCCGGGTGGCAAGCCAGTCACCTACCGCATGGATAACAAGCTGGCCGGCAGCCTAGTGGTCGGCAGCACGCTGGCCCTCAACGAGCGCTGGTTTGCCGACGTGGCCGTGGTCAAGACCTTCCTGAAAACCAAGGCGAAATTCTCGACGGGGCAGACGCAGGACATCAAGCTCGACCCGCTCGCCGTGAGCGTCAGCATCGGGTATAACTTTACCCTGTAA
- a CDS encoding flavin reductase family protein — translation MNTRSPRAPAQEFDTTHFRQALSQFATGVTVITTRLADGSFRGLTASSFNSVSLSPPLVLWSLGSVANSMPIFSGNSHYVINVLGADQAELAQRFSRRTPNPFDDVEYELSRTGQPILKGASAWFECHNRSRYPEGDHVIFVGEVEQCAFAAQAPLIFHNGKFNTPPA, via the coding sequence ATGAACACACGCTCTCCCCGCGCGCCAGCGCAAGAATTCGATACGACCCATTTCCGCCAAGCACTTTCGCAGTTTGCGACGGGCGTGACGGTGATCACCACGCGCCTGGCCGATGGCAGCTTCCGTGGATTGACGGCCAGCTCCTTCAATTCCGTCTCGCTGTCGCCGCCGCTGGTGCTGTGGAGCCTCGGTTCCGTGGCGAACAGCATGCCCATCTTCAGCGGCAATTCGCATTACGTCATCAATGTGCTGGGCGCCGACCAGGCGGAACTGGCGCAGCGCTTCTCACGCCGCACGCCGAACCCGTTCGACGACGTCGAGTACGAACTGTCGCGCACGGGCCAGCCCATCCTGAAAGGGGCGTCGGCCTGGTTCGAGTGCCACAACCGCAGCCGCTATCCGGAAGGCGACCACGTCATTTTCGTGGGCGAAGTGGAACAATGCGCGTTTGCCGCGCAGGCGCCCTTGATCTTCCACAATGGAAAGTTCAATACGCCGCCAGCCTGA
- the msrA gene encoding peptide-methionine (S)-S-oxide reductase MsrA, translating to MDGQTEVAVLGGGCFWCLAAVYLEARGVTRVESGYTGGSVPAPTYEQICTGQTGHAEVVRLEFDPAIISYHDLLEIFFTLHDPTTLNRQGNDVGTQYRSVIYYQSAGQEKVARKVIAEMAGVWDAPIVTELAPAQAYYPAEDYHQNYFEQHPLQGYCAFVVAPKVAKFRAMYANRLK from the coding sequence ATGGATGGACAGACGGAAGTCGCGGTACTCGGCGGCGGCTGCTTTTGGTGCCTGGCCGCCGTGTACCTGGAAGCGCGCGGCGTGACGCGCGTCGAGTCCGGCTACACGGGCGGCAGCGTGCCGGCGCCCACGTACGAGCAGATTTGCACGGGCCAGACGGGACACGCGGAGGTGGTGCGGCTGGAATTCGATCCGGCCATCATCAGCTACCATGACTTGCTGGAAATATTCTTTACGCTGCACGACCCCACCACCCTGAATCGCCAGGGCAATGATGTCGGGACGCAATATCGCTCCGTCATCTATTACCAGTCGGCCGGGCAGGAAAAGGTGGCGCGCAAGGTGATCGCCGAGATGGCCGGCGTGTGGGATGCGCCCATCGTCACGGAACTGGCGCCCGCACAGGCGTATTACCCGGCCGAGGATTATCACCAGAATTACTTCGAGCAACATCCCCTGCAGGGGTATTGCGCTTTCGTGGTGGCGCCCAAGGTGGCGAAATTTCGCGCCATGTATGCGAACCGCCTGAAGTGA
- a CDS encoding SAM-dependent methyltransferase — MFVQNQLKSWIAGIRSKTALPLRIELWNGQHVDLSSEAPRVTIRLPTAASARYLLNPSLANLGSAYVEGNIEVKGTAMDMIAICNALARNTLKPEGKLARIVRSFTHDKSKDAEAIRYHYDVSNAFYEQFLDPALVYSCAYFENGDETLAQAQVKKIDHILKKIQLQPGQTLLDIGCGWGALVIRAAQQYGARCVGVTLSENQYALARERVAAAGLAHLVEIRLQDYRDVTGQFDRITSVGMFEHVGLKHLPDYFSIINKLLAPDGMAMNHGITSTDPDNGETPYGGGEFIEKYVFPHGELAHIGNVLKTMQQGGLEVLDVENLRRHYARTCALWTENFEAHAEQIRPLAGERRFRIWHVYLAGCAYAFEQDLISLYQIVCVKAGRRSSTLPWSRNYMYEAAHLPAPAPVLAG, encoded by the coding sequence TTGTTTGTACAAAACCAACTCAAGTCCTGGATTGCCGGTATCCGCAGCAAGACCGCCTTGCCCCTGCGCATAGAACTGTGGAACGGCCAGCATGTCGACCTGTCGAGCGAAGCGCCCAGAGTCACCATCCGCCTGCCGACAGCCGCCTCGGCCCGCTATCTGCTCAATCCATCGCTGGCCAACCTCGGTTCGGCCTATGTGGAAGGCAATATCGAGGTCAAGGGCACGGCCATGGACATGATCGCCATCTGCAACGCGCTGGCGCGCAACACGCTCAAGCCCGAAGGCAAGCTGGCCCGCATCGTGCGCAGCTTTACGCATGACAAGAGCAAGGATGCCGAGGCCATCCGCTATCACTACGATGTGTCGAATGCGTTCTACGAACAGTTTCTCGACCCCGCCCTCGTGTATTCCTGCGCCTACTTTGAAAACGGCGATGAAACCCTGGCCCAGGCGCAGGTGAAGAAGATCGACCATATCCTGAAGAAAATCCAGCTGCAGCCGGGCCAGACCCTGCTCGACATCGGCTGCGGCTGGGGAGCGCTGGTCATCCGTGCAGCACAGCAATACGGCGCCCGTTGCGTCGGCGTGACCCTGTCGGAAAACCAGTATGCGCTGGCGCGCGAGCGCGTGGCGGCGGCCGGCCTGGCGCACCTGGTCGAGATCCGCCTGCAGGACTACCGCGATGTGACGGGCCAGTTCGACCGCATCACCAGCGTGGGCATGTTCGAGCACGTGGGCCTGAAACACTTGCCCGACTATTTTTCCATCATCAACAAACTGCTGGCGCCCGACGGCATGGCGATGAACCACGGCATCACCTCGACCGACCCGGACAATGGCGAAACGCCGTACGGCGGCGGCGAATTCATCGAGAAATATGTGTTTCCGCACGGCGAACTGGCGCACATCGGCAATGTGCTCAAGACCATGCAGCAGGGGGGGCTGGAAGTGCTGGACGTGGAAAACCTGCGCCGCCACTATGCGCGCACCTGCGCCCTGTGGACGGAAAATTTCGAAGCCCACGCCGAGCAGATCCGTCCCCTGGCGGGCGAGCGGCGCTTCCGCATCTGGCACGTCTACCTGGCCGGCTGCGCATATGCCTTCGAGCAAGACCTGATCAGCCTGTACCAGATCGTCTGCGTGAAGGCGGGCCGGCGTTCCTCGACCCTGCCGTGGTCGCGCAATTACATGTATGAGGCGGCGCACCTGCCGGCGCCAGCCCCCGTGCTGGCGGGCTGA
- the pdxH gene encoding pyridoxamine 5'-phosphate oxidase — translation MTSPLFDSVPGFDQPIAVLKHCHDKIRKQLSTLQNLPGHLAQHGNTAEAQQAARAVLQYFNKAAHLHHDDEEQDLMPMLQATATGDDAALLATLVPDILADHQRMDQAWLTLRPALDAIAAGTGTQLSAAGVHDYAAAYQAHMSKEEGQLAPMAKRLFSAQQMEQLGTAMQRRRGIAPDAPAAAAAPARPGPSPALTAMRTDYVQSSLSETDVLADPIAQFRKWFDEAVQAQVIEPNAMDLATVNADGKPSSRIVLIKQFDERGFTWYTNYASDKGQQLEHNPHAALLFFWRELERQVRIEGTVVKTSAAESDEYFNVRPLQSRLSAIASQQSAPIADRAALEANYAAVAAAIGEAPPPRPAHWGGYRLQPERIEFWQGRRSRFHDRIVFTRGADGQWSLQRLQP, via the coding sequence ATGACCTCTCCCCTGTTCGACTCCGTTCCCGGCTTTGACCAGCCCATCGCCGTACTCAAGCATTGCCACGACAAGATCCGCAAGCAACTGAGCACCCTGCAAAACCTGCCGGGCCACCTGGCTCAGCATGGCAATACGGCGGAGGCGCAGCAGGCGGCCAGGGCCGTGTTGCAATACTTCAATAAAGCCGCCCATCTGCACCATGACGATGAAGAGCAAGACCTGATGCCGATGCTGCAAGCGACCGCCACGGGCGACGACGCCGCGCTGCTGGCCACCCTGGTGCCGGACATCCTGGCCGACCACCAGCGCATGGACCAGGCCTGGCTGACCTTGCGCCCGGCGCTCGACGCCATCGCGGCCGGCACGGGCACGCAGCTGTCCGCCGCCGGCGTGCACGATTACGCGGCCGCCTACCAGGCGCACATGAGCAAGGAAGAGGGCCAGCTGGCGCCCATGGCCAAGCGCCTGTTCAGCGCGCAGCAGATGGAACAGCTGGGCACGGCCATGCAGCGCCGCCGCGGCATCGCGCCCGACGCCCCCGCAGCAGCAGCGGCGCCGGCACGGCCCGGGCCAAGCCCCGCCCTGACCGCCATGCGCACCGATTATGTCCAGTCCAGCCTGAGCGAGACGGACGTGCTGGCCGACCCCATCGCGCAATTCCGGAAATGGTTTGACGAAGCCGTCCAGGCCCAGGTGATCGAGCCGAACGCCATGGACTTGGCCACCGTCAATGCTGACGGCAAGCCCAGTTCGCGCATCGTGCTGATCAAGCAGTTCGACGAGCGCGGCTTTACCTGGTACACGAATTACGCCAGCGACAAGGGCCAGCAGCTCGAGCACAACCCGCATGCGGCCCTGCTGTTCTTCTGGCGCGAGCTGGAGCGCCAGGTGCGCATCGAAGGCACGGTGGTGAAAACCTCGGCCGCCGAAAGCGACGAGTATTTCAATGTGCGCCCACTGCAAAGCCGCTTGTCGGCCATCGCCTCGCAACAGAGCGCACCGATCGCCGACCGCGCCGCGCTGGAAGCGAATTACGCAGCCGTGGCCGCCGCCATCGGCGAGGCGCCGCCGCCACGTCCGGCCCACTGGGGCGGCTACCGCTTGCAGCCGGAACGCATCGAGTTCTGGCAAGGCCGCCGCTCGCGCTTCCACGACCGCATCGTGTTTACGCGCGGCGCCGACGGGCAATGGAGCTTGCAACGATTACAACCCTGA
- the tcdA gene encoding tRNA cyclic N6-threonylcarbamoyladenosine(37) synthase TcdA, with amino-acid sequence MHTSTNELISMDLTEIDFERRFGGIARLYGAPALARFRAAHVCVIGVGGVGSWIVEALARSAIGRLTLIDLDNVAESNINRQIQAMSDTIGKAKITALAERIELINPCCQVTQIEDFIAPDNLEQLLGGRDFDYLIDAIDNAKAKAAVIAYCRARNIPMLTIGSAGGQTDPTLIAVRDLSKTEQEPLLKRVRKLLRTEYGFPRGVKNKFNVDAVFSMEPLTTPESAEACAIDGTAAGVTGLNCAGFGSSVVVTASFGMVAAAHALKTLRQDTLAAVPEAA; translated from the coding sequence ATGCATACCTCCACCAATGAACTAATTTCCATGGACTTGACCGAGATCGATTTCGAGCGCCGTTTCGGCGGCATCGCCCGCCTGTATGGCGCCCCCGCACTGGCGCGCTTTCGCGCCGCCCATGTGTGTGTGATCGGCGTGGGCGGCGTCGGTTCCTGGATCGTCGAAGCGCTGGCGCGCAGCGCCATCGGCCGCCTGACCCTGATCGACCTCGACAATGTTGCCGAATCGAACATCAACCGCCAGATCCAGGCCATGAGCGACACCATCGGCAAGGCCAAGATCACGGCCCTGGCCGAGCGCATCGAGTTGATCAACCCGTGTTGCCAGGTCACGCAGATCGAGGATTTCATTGCGCCCGATAACCTCGAGCAATTGCTGGGCGGGCGCGACTTCGATTACCTGATCGACGCCATCGACAATGCCAAGGCGAAGGCGGCGGTGATCGCGTATTGCCGCGCGCGCAACATTCCCATGCTGACCATCGGCAGCGCCGGCGGTCAGACGGACCCGACCCTGATCGCCGTGCGCGACCTGTCGAAAACGGAACAGGAGCCGCTGCTCAAGCGCGTGCGCAAGCTGTTGCGCACCGAATATGGTTTCCCCCGTGGCGTGAAAAACAAGTTCAATGTCGACGCCGTGTTTTCCATGGAACCGTTGACGACGCCCGAAAGTGCGGAAGCGTGCGCCATCGACGGCACGGCCGCCGGCGTGACGGGCCTGAACTGCGCCGGCTTCGGTTCCAGCGTGGTGGTGACGGCCAGCTTCGGCATGGTGGCGGCCGCCCATGCGCTGAAAACCTTGCGCCAGGACACACTGGCCGCCGTGCCAGAGGCCGCTTAA
- the thpR gene encoding RNA 2',3'-cyclic phosphodiesterase: MSPDSQFPRLFYALWPDAATRAALAAWQAPLGGKPVRADKLHLTLAFLGQRPAGELPALQTILAQLPARPMPLGFDHVSHFPRLALAWAALAQPSPALLALRAACMHSLAEQGLAPRFEHDRFTPHVTLARQAPPPAAYALAPIAWQASEVVLVESLKSSGDYRIVGRRELS; this comes from the coding sequence TTGTCGCCCGATTCACAGTTTCCCCGCCTGTTTTACGCGCTGTGGCCCGATGCCGCCACGCGCGCGGCGCTGGCCGCCTGGCAGGCGCCGCTGGGGGGCAAGCCCGTGCGTGCCGACAAATTGCACCTGACCCTGGCCTTTCTGGGACAGCGCCCCGCCGGCGAGCTGCCGGCCCTGCAAACCATCCTGGCGCAATTGCCGGCGCGTCCCATGCCGCTGGGATTCGATCACGTCAGCCACTTTCCCCGCCTGGCCCTCGCCTGGGCCGCCCTGGCGCAGCCGTCGCCTGCCTTGCTGGCCCTGCGCGCGGCCTGCATGCACAGCCTGGCGGAACAGGGACTGGCGCCCCGCTTCGAGCACGACCGCTTTACGCCGCACGTGACCCTGGCGCGCCAGGCGCCGCCGCCGGCCGCATACGCGCTGGCGCCCATCGCCTGGCAGGCAAGCGAAGTGGTGCTGGTGGAATCGCTGAAAAGCAGCGGCGACTACCGCATCGTGGGACGCCGGGAATTAAGTTAA
- a CDS encoding FKBP-type peptidyl-prolyl cis-trans isomerase: protein MTRSSVLFALICSVAASLAQAQAPAPVPASAVSLSPGPAADKLIIIDNKVGTGKEAIAGNTVSVHYTGWLYRPLAKDSRGKKFDSSVGRGPFDFPLGKGMVIKGWDQGVAGMKVGGKRTLVIPGELAYGPRGAGNGEIPPNSALIFDVELLDVK from the coding sequence ATGACGCGTAGCTCCGTTTTGTTTGCCCTGATCTGCTCCGTCGCCGCGTCGCTGGCGCAGGCACAGGCGCCAGCACCTGTTCCCGCCTCCGCCGTATCGCTGAGCCCCGGCCCTGCCGCCGACAAGCTGATCATCATCGACAACAAAGTCGGCACGGGCAAGGAAGCGATTGCCGGCAATACCGTATCCGTGCACTACACGGGCTGGCTGTACCGTCCGCTGGCGAAAGATTCGCGCGGCAAGAAATTCGACAGCTCCGTGGGCCGTGGCCCGTTTGACTTCCCGCTGGGCAAGGGCATGGTCATCAAGGGCTGGGACCAGGGCGTGGCCGGCATGAAAGTGGGCGGCAAGCGCACCCTGGTCATTCCTGGCGAACTGGCCTATGGCCCGCGCGGCGCCGGCAATGGCGAGATCCCGCCGAACTCGGCACTGATCTTCGACGTGGAACTGCTGGACGTTAAGTAA
- the cysK gene encoding cysteine synthase A: MNIANDVTELIGNTPLVRINRIAAGCHASILAKLEFYNPAHSVKDRIGLSMIVAAEAAGKIHADTVIVEPTSGNTGIALAMVCAARGYRCTLVMPDTMSRERRILLRAYGAELVLTPGSEGMLGAIRKAEELVAADPRYLMLQQFNNPANPAIHRATTAEEIWRDTDGQVDIVVAGVGTGGTITGIGEVLKERKPGLHVIAVEPEASPMLSKGTKGPHPIQGIGAGFVPQILNTAIYDEIICVKNDDAFATARLAASDEGLLVGISSGAALWAALQVARRPENAGKTIVTIIPSFGERYLSTALYAGLGD, encoded by the coding sequence ATGAACATCGCCAACGACGTCACTGAACTGATCGGCAACACCCCCCTGGTGCGCATCAACCGCATCGCCGCCGGCTGCCATGCCAGCATCCTGGCCAAACTCGAATTCTACAATCCCGCCCACAGCGTCAAGGACCGCATCGGCCTGTCCATGATCGTGGCGGCGGAAGCAGCGGGCAAGATCCATGCCGATACCGTCATCGTCGAGCCCACCAGCGGCAACACGGGCATCGCGCTGGCCATGGTCTGCGCCGCGCGCGGCTACCGCTGCACCCTCGTCATGCCCGACACCATGAGCCGCGAGCGGCGCATCCTGCTGCGCGCCTACGGCGCCGAGCTGGTGCTCACGCCCGGCAGCGAAGGCATGCTGGGCGCCATCCGCAAGGCCGAAGAGCTGGTGGCGGCCGACCCCCGCTATCTGATGTTGCAACAATTCAATAATCCGGCCAATCCCGCCATTCACCGCGCCACGACGGCCGAGGAAATCTGGCGCGACACGGATGGCCAGGTGGACATCGTCGTGGCCGGCGTGGGCACGGGCGGCACCATCACCGGCATCGGCGAAGTGCTGAAGGAGCGCAAGCCTGGCCTGCACGTGATCGCCGTGGAACCGGAAGCGTCGCCGATGCTGTCGAAAGGCACGAAAGGCCCGCACCCGATCCAGGGCATCGGCGCCGGTTTCGTGCCGCAGATCCTGAACACGGCCATCTACGATGAAATCATTTGCGTGAAAAACGACGATGCGTTCGCCACGGCGCGCCTGGCCGCCAGCGACGAAGGCTTGCTGGTCGGTATCTCGTCGGGCGCCGCCCTGTGGGCCGCGCTGCAAGTGGCGCGCCGTCCGGAAAATGCGGGCAAGACCATCGTCACCATCATCCCCTCGTTCGGCGAGCGCTACCTGAGCACGGCCCTGTACGCGGGATTGGGCGACTGA
- a CDS encoding SGNH/GDSL hydrolase family protein, protein MKPLHALPATALLALALNTVAAHAADAHAGPRPDAGWLASWTASPQAVWGQDFLFPSNVPAVLHGHTVRQVARVSVGGRRVRLVLSNAYGKAPLRIGAATLALAASGPAIRPDSLRTLTFAGRSAATIAPGAPLVSDPVDLAVPDLARLTVSIHLPQASPVSTFHWDGRETAWLAPHDQTRAAHIDIAQAGVQSTTARLLLSAIEVEAAPGAQAVAILGDSITDGASASLGGDARWPDVLAERLAPQGVAVLNAGISGGRLLSDGMGENALARVERDVLAQPGVRTVIVLIGINDISWPGTAFARQERRPTLEALTAGYAQLLAQARSRGVRVIGATLTPFEGALPGTPLSDYYQPEKDALRQQLNAWIRDSGSFDAVLDFDAWLRDPAHPQRLLPAYDSGDHLHPGDAGNRALAEGIALPLLFKDQSPNPAYRAVLR, encoded by the coding sequence ATGAAACCATTGCATGCCCTCCCCGCCACCGCCCTGCTGGCCCTGGCCCTGAACACCGTCGCCGCCCACGCGGCCGACGCCCACGCCGGTCCCCGTCCCGACGCCGGCTGGCTGGCCAGCTGGACGGCCAGTCCGCAAGCCGTGTGGGGACAGGACTTCCTCTTCCCCAGCAACGTGCCCGCCGTGCTGCACGGCCATACCGTGCGCCAGGTGGCGCGCGTGAGCGTGGGCGGCCGGCGCGTGCGCCTCGTGCTGTCGAATGCGTATGGCAAGGCGCCGCTGCGCATCGGCGCGGCCACGCTGGCGCTGGCAGCCAGCGGCCCGGCCATCCGCCCGGACAGCCTGCGCACGCTCACCTTTGCCGGCCGGTCTGCAGCCACCATCGCGCCCGGTGCCCCCCTCGTCAGCGATCCCGTCGATCTGGCCGTGCCGGACCTGGCGCGGCTGACGGTGAGCATCCACCTGCCGCAGGCCAGCCCCGTGTCGACCTTTCACTGGGATGGCCGCGAGACGGCGTGGCTCGCGCCGCATGACCAGACGCGCGCGGCCCACATCGACATCGCCCAGGCCGGCGTGCAAAGCACGACGGCGCGCCTGCTGCTCAGTGCCATCGAGGTGGAAGCGGCCCCAGGCGCGCAAGCCGTGGCCATCCTCGGCGATTCGATCACCGATGGCGCCAGCGCCAGCCTGGGCGGCGATGCGCGCTGGCCCGACGTGCTGGCCGAACGCCTGGCGCCGCAGGGCGTGGCCGTGCTCAATGCGGGTATTTCCGGTGGGAGATTGTTGTCCGACGGCATGGGCGAGAATGCGCTGGCCCGAGTCGAGCGCGACGTGCTGGCGCAGCCGGGCGTGCGCACGGTCATCGTCCTGATCGGCATCAATGACATCAGCTGGCCCGGCACGGCGTTCGCGCGGCAGGAACGGCGTCCCACGCTGGAAGCATTAACGGCCGGCTATGCCCAGCTGCTGGCGCAGGCGCGCAGCCGCGGCGTGCGTGTGATCGGCGCCACCCTGACACCGTTCGAGGGCGCCCTGCCCGGCACGCCGCTGAGCGATTATTACCAGCCGGAAAAAGACGCGCTGCGCCAGCAACTGAACGCCTGGATACGCGACAGCGGCAGTTTCGATGCCGTACTGGACTTCGATGCCTGGCTGCGCGATCCGGCCCACCCGCAGCGCCTGCTGCCCGCCTACGACTCGGGCGACCACCTGCACCCGGGCGACGCGGGCAACCGGGCGCTGGCGGAAGGAATAGCCCTGCCGCTGCTGTTTAAAGATCAGTCGCCCAATCCCGCGTACAGGGCCGTGCTCAGGTAG
- a CDS encoding LysR family transcriptional regulator, with the protein MGRSDVNRSGELEVFVRVIELGGFSAAARACGMTPSAVSKLVSRLEQRLGARLLNRSTRQLQLTAEGCGLYERGARVLAALDEAERCAGIQSTPRGKVRVNANVPFGQHFLLPLAPLFLERYPQLTLDIVLTDAVVDILEQRTDVAVRAGPLKSSNLMARKLGQTRMRIVAAPAYLARRGTPRAPADLAAHNLLDANYARAKSGWPLRQAGGDIVVPATGNAQASDGEALRQLALAGLGLARLAAFQVRDDIAAGRLQAVLEEFNPGDSEEVHAVYVGQGGHLPLRVRALLDFLAEQVRLDGA; encoded by the coding sequence ATGGGCAGAAGCGACGTCAATCGCTCCGGCGAGCTGGAAGTATTTGTGCGGGTGATCGAACTGGGCGGCTTTTCGGCCGCCGCGCGCGCCTGCGGCATGACGCCGTCGGCCGTCAGCAAGCTGGTGTCGCGGCTGGAGCAGCGCCTCGGCGCGCGCCTGCTGAACCGTTCCACGCGCCAGCTGCAGCTGACGGCCGAAGGCTGCGGCCTGTATGAGCGGGGCGCGCGCGTGCTGGCGGCCCTCGACGAGGCCGAGCGCTGCGCCGGCATCCAGAGCACGCCGCGCGGCAAGGTGCGCGTCAACGCGAATGTGCCGTTCGGCCAGCATTTCCTGCTGCCGCTGGCGCCTTTGTTCCTCGAACGCTATCCGCAGCTGACGCTCGACATCGTGCTCACCGATGCCGTCGTCGATATCCTCGAACAGCGCACGGATGTGGCCGTGCGGGCCGGCCCCCTGAAAAGCTCGAACTTGATGGCGCGCAAGCTGGGCCAGACGCGCATGCGGATCGTGGCGGCACCAGCGTACCTGGCGCGGCGCGGCACGCCGCGGGCACCGGCCGACCTGGCGGCGCACAACTTGCTGGACGCCAACTATGCGCGGGCGAAGTCCGGCTGGCCGCTGCGCCAGGCCGGCGGCGACATCGTCGTGCCCGCCACCGGCAATGCGCAGGCCAGCGATGGCGAAGCCTTGCGGCAACTGGCGCTGGCGGGACTGGGGCTGGCGCGCCTGGCCGCCTTCCAGGTGCGCGACGATATCGCGGCCGGCCGTTTGCAGGCCGTGCTGGAAGAGTTCAATCCGGGCGACAGCGAGGAAGTGCATGCCGTGTATGTGGGACAGGGCGGCCACCTGCCGCTGCGCGTGCGCGCCTTGCTCGATTTCCTGGCGGAGCAGGTGCGGCTGGATGGAGCGTGA
- a CDS encoding ribosomal maturation YjgA family protein: protein MFLVKPERRRLLQVGATVAVIALGLASRAFPQFVPEALGKYPGDALWAMMVVFALGAFATRMRTWQLALVSLLICFAVECGQLYQAPWISDIRAHPLGHLVLGSHFGWVDLVAYTAGVALAALVDKAVLFRRR, encoded by the coding sequence ATGTTCCTGGTAAAACCTGAACGCCGCCGCCTGCTGCAGGTGGGCGCAACCGTGGCTGTCATCGCGCTGGGCCTGGCCTCGCGCGCCTTTCCCCAATTCGTTCCTGAGGCCCTGGGCAAGTACCCGGGCGACGCCTTGTGGGCCATGATGGTGGTCTTCGCGCTGGGCGCCTTCGCCACGCGGATGCGCACGTGGCAGCTGGCGCTGGTATCGCTGCTGATCTGCTTTGCCGTCGAATGCGGCCAGCTGTACCAGGCGCCGTGGATCAGCGACATCCGCGCCCATCCGCTGGGGCACCTGGTGCTCGGTTCCCACTTCGGCTGGGTCGACCTGGTCGCCTACACGGCGGGCGTGGCGCTGGCGGCGCTGGTGGACAAGGCTGTCCTGTTCCGGCGCCGCTAA